A region from the Acidobacteriota bacterium genome encodes:
- a CDS encoding tetratricopeptide repeat protein, which produces MIAAISIALAAAALAGCAASDEPASVAGETPPPPVVLPRLAGLEPAVQDQVRGRQAAVLALEGDGAASPVALAEAYGEFGLVLQAVGFYEAAENAYLHAQAGAPDAVRWPYYLAHLYQLTGQRGRALERFRHVAALDPSNLPALVWLGEMYLDQGEPAAAEGVYDRALALQPASPAVLAGIGRAALAGGDAARAVTYLERALAVDPAATSLHYSLGMAYRDLGRLELAEQYLRQRGGGAPALPDPLLQQSTGLLDSPLAHERRGSRALSAGRHAEAAEAFRDGLALTPDDPTLRHRLGVALSMAGDIRGAAAQFEAALAVAPDLADAHFSLGELLARDGRYGEAIARYEAAIERRPGYVDARMALADTLSLAGRLGDATEEFARVVEADPASDQAWMGRGVALVQLGRHREARDWLERAQLVHPGHALLTNLLLRVLAAAPDARVRDGERALALMDERLRGDTSIETYETRAMVYAELGRYDEAATWQRRAIAAAQQAGQAPRARGLAANLARYEQGRPSRSPL; this is translated from the coding sequence ATGATCGCCGCCATCTCGATCGCGTTGGCCGCCGCGGCGCTCGCTGGTTGCGCCGCTTCCGACGAGCCGGCTTCGGTGGCAGGGGAAACGCCGCCTCCGCCGGTCGTGCTGCCCCGGCTGGCGGGGCTCGAGCCGGCGGTGCAGGATCAGGTCCGCGGGCGGCAAGCGGCCGTGCTTGCGCTCGAGGGTGACGGAGCAGCGTCACCGGTTGCGTTGGCGGAGGCATACGGCGAGTTCGGGCTGGTGCTGCAGGCGGTGGGATTCTACGAGGCCGCCGAGAACGCCTACCTGCACGCGCAGGCGGGAGCGCCGGACGCGGTGCGCTGGCCGTACTACCTGGCGCACCTGTACCAGTTGACGGGACAGCGGGGACGGGCGCTCGAGCGTTTCCGCCACGTGGCCGCGCTCGATCCCTCGAACCTGCCGGCCCTGGTCTGGCTCGGGGAGATGTACCTCGATCAGGGAGAGCCGGCGGCGGCCGAGGGGGTGTACGACCGGGCCCTGGCCCTGCAGCCTGCCTCGCCCGCGGTCCTCGCCGGCATCGGTCGGGCCGCGCTGGCGGGCGGCGACGCGGCGCGCGCCGTCACCTACCTGGAGCGCGCCCTGGCCGTCGACCCGGCGGCGACGAGCCTCCACTACAGCCTCGGCATGGCGTACCGCGATCTCGGCCGGTTGGAGCTGGCCGAGCAGTATCTGCGGCAGCGGGGCGGCGGGGCGCCCGCGCTGCCCGACCCGTTGCTCCAGCAGTCGACCGGTTTGCTGGACAGCCCGCTGGCCCACGAGCGGCGCGGATCGCGTGCACTGAGCGCGGGCCGTCACGCCGAGGCGGCCGAGGCGTTCCGGGACGGCCTCGCGCTGACGCCCGACGATCCGACCCTGCGGCACCGTCTCGGCGTGGCGCTGAGCATGGCGGGCGATATCCGCGGCGCGGCGGCGCAGTTCGAGGCGGCGCTGGCGGTGGCGCCGGACCTCGCCGACGCGCACTTCAGCCTTGGCGAGCTGCTGGCGCGGGACGGCCGCTACGGCGAGGCCATCGCGCGCTACGAGGCCGCGATCGAGCGCCGTCCCGGCTACGTGGACGCGCGGATGGCGCTGGCCGACACGCTGAGCCTCGCCGGGCGGCTCGGTGACGCCACCGAGGAGTTCGCCCGAGTGGTCGAGGCGGATCCGGCCTCCGACCAGGCGTGGATGGGGCGGGGGGTGGCGCTCGTCCAGCTCGGACGGCATCGGGAGGCGCGCGACTGGCTCGAGCGGGCGCAGCTCGTGCACCCCGGCCATGCGCTGCTGACCAACCTGCTGCTGCGGGTACTGGCGGCGGCGCCCGACGCGCGGGTGCGGGACGGCGAGCGCGCGCTGGCGCTGATGGACGAGCGGCTCCGCGGAGACACGAGCATCGAGACGTACGAGACCCGGGCCATGGTGTACGCCGAGCTGGGACGGTACGACGAGGCGGCGACCTGGCAGCGGCGCGCCATCGCGGCGGCGCAGCAGGCGGGGCAGGCGCCCCGCGCGCGCGGTCTCGCCGCCAACCTCGCGCGCTACGAACAGGGGCGTCCGAGCCGGTCGCCGCTGTGA
- a CDS encoding CRTAC1 family protein, whose amino-acid sequence MTVRCACHAGGLALAGWLAACGAETTAPRETAGTSAPAVLPIEHDGDWFVDRAAESGLDFVHANGMTGSFYQPEMMGPGVGFLDYDNDGDLDVYVVQGGTLGDGEALLAPPPDQPPGDRLFRNDLDTGPGGDGRLAFTDVTGEAGIASRGYGMGVAAGDYDNDGWIDIYTTRFGPNQMFRNRGDGTFIDATAETGTGDAGLSVPATFFDYDRDGRLDLFVGNYLNYSIETHWQCYAQSGPADYCPPEVSPPQPDRLYRNRGDGTFADVTFEAGMGREYGPGLGASAADFDDDGWLDLFVANDQQDNQLWINQGDGTFRNRALLWGTAFGATGVAKADMGVDAGDFDNDGDEDLFITELTGQGSTLYVNDGGMFRDESAGRGIRAASLPYTGFGAGWLDVDNDGWLDVIAVNGTVTLDLEAYGPDNPFALQQRNQVFRNRGGERFEDVTARAGAAFALSEVSRGAAFGDVDNDGDTDVLIANGAGPVRLLVNEVGHRRRWIGLRLVGRETQRDMLGARVEVVMPDGATRWRRARADGSYASANDPRVIVGLGERAGSPSVRVIWPSGGVEEWDGLPSGRYTTLTEGEGRQP is encoded by the coding sequence ATGACCGTACGGTGCGCTTGCCACGCGGGGGGGCTGGCTCTTGCCGGTTGGCTGGCCGCCTGCGGGGCGGAAACGACAGCTCCTCGCGAGACCGCCGGGACGAGCGCTCCCGCGGTTCTGCCCATCGAGCACGACGGCGACTGGTTCGTCGACCGGGCCGCGGAGTCGGGGCTCGATTTCGTCCACGCCAACGGGATGACGGGCAGCTTCTACCAGCCGGAGATGATGGGGCCCGGCGTCGGGTTCCTCGACTACGACAACGACGGCGACCTCGACGTCTATGTCGTGCAGGGAGGGACGCTCGGGGACGGTGAGGCGCTACTGGCGCCGCCCCCGGACCAGCCTCCCGGGGACCGCCTCTTCCGTAACGATCTCGACACGGGACCCGGGGGCGACGGGCGGCTGGCGTTCACCGACGTGACCGGGGAGGCCGGCATCGCCTCCCGCGGGTACGGCATGGGAGTGGCCGCCGGCGACTACGACAACGACGGCTGGATCGACATCTACACCACGCGGTTCGGGCCGAACCAGATGTTTCGCAACCGGGGCGACGGGACGTTCATCGACGCCACGGCGGAGACCGGCACCGGCGATGCCGGTCTGAGCGTGCCCGCCACCTTCTTCGACTACGACCGCGACGGCCGGCTCGACCTTTTCGTCGGCAACTACCTGAACTACAGCATCGAGACCCATTGGCAGTGCTACGCGCAGTCGGGCCCGGCCGACTACTGTCCCCCGGAGGTCAGTCCGCCGCAGCCGGATCGCCTGTATCGCAATCGCGGCGACGGCACGTTCGCCGACGTGACGTTCGAGGCCGGCATGGGACGCGAGTACGGGCCGGGGCTCGGCGCGTCGGCCGCCGACTTCGACGACGACGGCTGGCTCGACCTGTTCGTCGCCAACGACCAGCAGGACAACCAGTTGTGGATCAACCAGGGTGACGGCACCTTCCGGAACCGCGCGCTGCTGTGGGGTACCGCCTTCGGCGCCACCGGCGTGGCCAAGGCCGACATGGGCGTCGACGCCGGCGATTTCGACAACGACGGCGACGAGGATCTGTTCATTACCGAGCTGACGGGCCAGGGAAGCACCCTGTACGTCAACGACGGCGGGATGTTCAGGGACGAGAGCGCGGGCCGGGGCATACGCGCCGCCAGCCTGCCCTACACCGGCTTCGGGGCCGGGTGGCTCGACGTCGACAACGACGGCTGGCTGGACGTGATCGCGGTCAACGGCACGGTGACGCTGGATCTGGAGGCGTACGGACCGGACAACCCGTTCGCCCTGCAGCAGCGGAACCAGGTGTTCCGCAACCGCGGCGGGGAGCGGTTCGAGGACGTGACGGCCCGCGCCGGCGCGGCGTTCGCCCTGTCGGAGGTGAGCCGCGGCGCGGCGTTCGGCGACGTCGACAACGACGGGGATACCGACGTGCTCATCGCCAACGGCGCGGGTCCGGTGCGTCTGCTCGTCAACGAGGTCGGGCACCGGCGCCGATGGATCGGCCTGCGGCTGGTGGGACGCGAGACGCAGCGCGACATGCTCGGGGCGCGGGTGGAGGTGGTCATGCCGGACGGCGCGACGCGCTGGCGCCGCGCCCGCGCGGACGGGAGCTACGCGTCGGCCAACGACCCGCGCGTCATCGTCGGTCTGGGGGAACGGGCGGGCTCGCCCAGCGTGCGGGTCATCTGGCCGAGCGGCGGCGTCGAGGAATGGGACGGCCTGCCGAGCGGGCGGTACACGACGCTGACGGAAGGAGAAGGCCGGCAGCCATGA